Part of the Buchnera aphidicola (Mindarus keteleerifoliae) genome, AAAATCTTCCATATGATAAAAATCATGATTAGGAGAAAGTTTACATAAATTGGGAACTTTTCTAGTCAATTGATCTATATCTTTTAAATTAAAAGATATATTTCCTTCTTGAGCAGCAGCTAATAGATGTAAAATTGTATTTGTAGAACCCCCCATAGATATATCTAGTATCATAGCGTTATAAAAGGATTCTTTTGATGCTATTTCTCTTGGTAAAAACATTTTTTCATTATTTTCATAATATTTTTTTGTAATTTTTACTATAATTTTTCCCGCTTTAGTGAATAATTTTTTTCTCTCTACATGAGTAGCTAATATTGTTCCATTTCCAGGAAATGCTAAACCCAATACTTCCATCAAACAATTCATAGAATTAGCTGTAAATAATCCAGAACAAGAACCGCAAGTAGGACATGCATTTTTTTCTATCAAATTATTTTTTTTAAAATTGGAGGATTTATTATTAAAACCTTCTAAAATGGCATTTACTAAATCTATTTTTTGATATTTTTCTTGGTTTTTTATTTTTCCAGCTTCCATTGGACCACCAGAAACAAAAACAGTAGGAATATTTAAACGCATAGCTGCCATTAACATTCCAGGTGTAATTTTATCGCAATTTGAAACACAAACCATAGCATCTACACAGTGCCCATTTATAACATATTCAATTGAGTCAGCAATTAATTCTCTTGAAGGTAAAGAATAAAGCATTCCGGAATGCCCCATGGCTATTCCGTCATCAATTGCTATTGTATTAAATTCTTTTGGAACACCTCCTTGTTTCTTAATTTCTTTAGAAATTATTTTTCCTACTTGCTTAAGATGAATATGTCCAGGAACAAATTCAGTAAAAGAATTAACTATTGCAATAATAGGTTTTTTAAAATCTTCACTTTTCATTCCAGTAGCTCTCCATAAAGCTCTAGCTCCTGTCATATTTTTACCTTGAGTAGTTACACTAGATCGATATCTAAACATATAATTTATTTTCTTAATATAAGGATTGAAAATGAAAGTTTTATTTAATGTATGTCAAGTAATAAATTTTTGAAAAAAAATTACTTAAATATTTATATTTGATTTATTAATTACAGATGGAAAGATTCATATTTTATAAAAGAATAAAAAAATAAATGTCAGTTAAAAATAATTTTTAAAAATGATTAAATATTTTAAACATATATAATGTTTTATTAAACATAGTGGCAGGGACGGAGGGACTTGAACCCCCAACCATTGGTTTTGGAGACCAACATTCTACCATTGAACTACATCCCTATTCTTACTTTTTTAGCAATTTTGTTCTTTTACAGAACAAAATAATAACATTGATTTTTAACTTTATCTAGTAAATATAATTGAATTTTTTTTCAAATTTTTATTAAAAAACAAAAAATTATTTTTTTATTAACAAATAGTTAACTTTTTTTTGATAAATATAATAGAATTGTTTCATGTTAATTTTTAAAGAGGGAAAAATGAAAATTCCAATTTATTTAGATTATGCAGCAACAACTCCTACAGATACAGAAGTTTTAAAAAAAATGAAAGAATATTTAACTTTTGAAGGAAAATTTGGAAATGCAGCTTCCAGGTCTCATCAATTTGGTTGGAAAGCTGAAGAGGCTGTTGATATAGCTAGAACTCAAATTGCTGATCTAATTAATGTAGATTTTAGAGAAATAATATTTACATCAGGAGCAACAGAATCTAATAATTTAGCTATTAAAGGTTTAGTATCTTTTTATAAAAATAAAGGTACTCATATTATTACAAGTGAAATAGAACATAAATCTGTATTAGACACTTGTAAATATTTAGAAACTCAAGGGTTTTCAGTAACCTATTTAGCCCCTAAAAAAAATGGATTAATTGATACAGATGATCTTGAATTACATATAACAAAAAAAACAATTTTAGTTTCTATAATGCATGTTAATAATGAAATTGGGGTAATTCAAAATATTAAAAAAATATCTGAAATATGTAAACAAAAAAAAATTTTCTTCCATGTTGATGCAACTCAGAGCGTTGGGAAAATCCCGTTAGATCTAAAAAAAATAAATATTGATCTGATGTCTTTTTCCGCTCATAAAATTTACGGACCTAAAGGAATAGGCGGTTTGTATGTTCGTCGAAAACCAAGAGTTCGTTTAGTTCCTCAAATACATGGTGGAGGACATGAAAGAGGTATGCGTTCAGGTACTTTACCTGTACATCAGATCGTAGGTATGGGAAAGGCTTTTGAAATAGCAAAAAAAAATATTCTTTTGGATTATCAAAAATTAAATACTTTACGTTTATATTTTTGGAATAAATTAAAAAACATCGAAGAGGTTTTTTTAAATAGTTCTTTATCGATTAGTTCTCCTTATATTTTAAATATTAGTTTTAATTACATAGAAGGAGAATCTTTAATGATGGCATTAAAAGATTTAGCTGTTTCTTCTGGATCAGCTTGCACTTCGGAAAGTTTAGAGTCATCATATGTACTTAGAGCTTTAGG contains:
- a CDS encoding IscS subfamily cysteine desulfurase, with product MKIPIYLDYAATTPTDTEVLKKMKEYLTFEGKFGNAASRSHQFGWKAEEAVDIARTQIADLINVDFREIIFTSGATESNNLAIKGLVSFYKNKGTHIITSEIEHKSVLDTCKYLETQGFSVTYLAPKKNGLIDTDDLELHITKKTILVSIMHVNNEIGVIQNIKKISEICKQKKIFFHVDATQSVGKIPLDLKKINIDLMSFSAHKIYGPKGIGGLYVRRKPRVRLVPQIHGGGHERGMRSGTLPVHQIVGMGKAFEIAKKNILLDYQKLNTLRLYFWNKLKNIEEVFLNSSLSISSPYILNISFNYIEGESLMMALKDLAVSSGSACTSESLESSYVLRALGIKDELAHSSIRFSMGKFTTKKEIDFSVKIIKASIKKLRILSPLWEMFKSGVDLDNMKWNIK
- the ilvD gene encoding dihydroxy-acid dehydratase; translated protein: MFRYRSSVTTQGKNMTGARALWRATGMKSEDFKKPIIAIVNSFTEFVPGHIHLKQVGKIISKEIKKQGGVPKEFNTIAIDDGIAMGHSGMLYSLPSRELIADSIEYVINGHCVDAMVCVSNCDKITPGMLMAAMRLNIPTVFVSGGPMEAGKIKNQEKYQKIDLVNAILEGFNNKSSNFKKNNLIEKNACPTCGSCSGLFTANSMNCLMEVLGLAFPGNGTILATHVERKKLFTKAGKIIVKITKKYYENNEKMFLPREIASKESFYNAMILDISMGGSTNTILHLLAAAQEGNISFNLKDIDQLTRKVPNLCKLSPNHDFYHMEDFHRAGGVFSLLLELKKTKLLNLNTKNVLNLSLKKTIRNYAILSTKSKRILNMFKAGPTGINAAKAFSQSFRWSNLDTDRKKGCIRSITSSYSEDGGLAVLYGNIAEDGCVVKTAGVNKKNLVFKGSAVVCESQEEAIELILNKKIVDGNVLVIRYEGPKGGPGMQEMLYPTTHLKAMKLDMKCALITDGRFSGGTSGLSIGHISPEAANKGNLALIKNGDLIKINIPKRSINVILSDLELKFRKKMEEKRGKLAYTPTFRKRKISLSLKAYALLATSADKGAVRKKNF